Proteins encoded together in one Triticum dicoccoides isolate Atlit2015 ecotype Zavitan chromosome 7B, WEW_v2.0, whole genome shotgun sequence window:
- the LOC119338058 gene encoding probable E3 ubiquitin ligase SUD1 isoform X3, which yields MAAVVPPPETALSSAADGSDDEDGDQCRICRFPAEADRPLRRPCACSGSIRFVHDDCLLRWLATSRQSRCEVCSREITISPLYAPNAPARLPLSEFMLGLANKVMGWVIVLLSLVVAVLVWEFIMPVTTLWTWRLALSRSFAQVRHLLSLRLSATSFADGLYRFRFMPSVDTIFACVSIRRAFVRDLGHFRQLNGLARIGADAVAPFALWVARLETHLQNRFGGLDSLQVLALHTVEASLMVVIVDIGIAFMFGFVPFTLGRIILWCVSCFNFGNVDDVNSYASTAYIILIGYGFIFSLGVTFAGMHTFHQYSRGERLLIAIFFKILADGICWLLSPFRWLHRIHVMVRKTFSLCQMFFRGIANLITFANFSLNVINMVIVFPLLFGWSLDICTSKMFGATIHQRFKLLWTSSFSSIILHWLTGCIFLILRSKLSSLLRPILRPGVSIPFVHLAEEHNVKLSMREPFYIISFKKLPRLFAGIINVGMVFLVPVQIAGGLAPKLFPLDITYFDPPTKGTSFWQAPRTYAELLSGIVFLSFLICNTLKYLQPHKLVEKILRNWFATTGQALDLLDLLIVQPDGACRHEVSNSVAPNDQYGSTYEAMANRRSVAVRMTLLVVLAWLTVVIFNTVVLIFPISVGRALLLAIPQLPVAGGFKFNDLFAFAVGFCTISTIIAASRESFVNMTSGRTCLLASVICKWGITALKSSPLLFIWHLVPGAAIAEILD from the exons ATGGCTGCCGTCGTCCCTCCGCCAGAGACTGCGCTCTCCTCCGCGGCGGATGGCTCGGATGACGAAGATGGGGACCAGTGCCGCATCTGCCGCTTCCCCGCCGAGGCGGATCGCCCCCTGCGCCGCCCCTGCGCCTGCAGCGGCAGCATCAGGTTCGTCCACGACGACTGCCTCCTCCGATGGCTCGCCACCAGCCGCCAATCCCGGTGCGAG GTGTGCAGCCGCGAGATCACCATCAGCCCTCTCTACGCTCCAAACGCTCCTGCGAGGCTGCCCCTCTCCGAATTCATGCTCGGCTTGGCCAACAAGGTCATGGGCTGGGTTATCGTGCTGCTCTCCCTCGTCGTCGCGGTCCTCGTCTGGGAATTCATCATGCCCGTCACCACTCTCTGGACATGGCGCCTCGCTCTCTCCAGGAGCTTTGCTCAAGTGCGACACCTGCTCTCCCTCCGTCTCTCCGCCACCTCCTTCGCAGATGGGCTCTACAGGTTCAGGTTCATGCCTTCCGTGGATACCATATTCGCCTGTGTTTCTATCAGAAGAGCCTTCGTCAGGGACCTTGGCCATTTTAGACAGCTTAACGGGCTTGCCAGAATTGGTGCTGATGCTGTTGCTCCATTTGCTCTCTGGGTTGCTCGCCTGGAAACTCACCTTCAGAACAGATTTGGGGGATTGGATAGCCTGCAAGTCCTTGCGCTGCATACCGTGGAAGCTTCCTTGATG GTGGTGATAGTTGATATAGGCATTGCTTTCATGTTTGGTTTTGTTCCGTTCACGTTGGGAAGGATAATCCTATGGTGTGTTTCATGTttcaattttggaaatgtggatgaTGTCAACTCATACGCTTCAACAGCTTATATCATTTTAATTGGATATGGGTTCATCTTTTCACTGGGTGTAACTTTTGCTGGGATGCATACTTTCCATCAATACTCAAGGGGAGAGCGCCTTCTGATTGCCATTTTCTTCAAGATCTTGGCTGATGGGATATGCTGGTTGTTGAGCCCCTTTAGATGGCTGCATCGTATACATGTAATGGTCCGCAAGACATTCTCTCTCTGCCAGATGTTCTTCAGAGGGATCGCAAATTTGATCACTTTTGCCAACTTTTCTCTTAATGTCATAAACATGGTTATAGTATTTCCCTTGCTCTTTGGCTGGTCTCTTGATATCTGTACTTCGAAAATGTTTGGTGCAACAATACATCAAAGGTTCAAACTTCTGTGGACTTCATCCTTTTCTTCTATTATTCTACATTGGCTTACTGGATGCATCTTTTTGATACTACGCTCCAAGTTGTCCAGTCTTCTTCGCCCG ATACTGAGGCCAGGAGTTAGTATTCCATTTGTCCATCTTGCTGAAGAGCATAATGTGAAACTATCCATGCGCGAACCATTTTATATTATTTCTTTCAAGAAGCTTCCTCGTCTTTTTGCTGGCATTATCAATGTTGGTATGGTCTTTCTTGTTCCCGTTCAAATCGCTGGTGGATTGGCACCTAAGTTGTTCCCATTAGATATCAC CTACTTCGATCCTCCTACTAAGGGCACATCATTTTGGCAAGCGCCACGGACCTATGCAGAGTTACTTTCTGGCATTGTTTTTCTGAGCTTTCTCATTTGCAATACACTCAAATACCTTCAACCTCACAAACTGGTGGAGAAGATACTGCGAAATTGGTTTGCCACTACTGGACAAGCTCTTGATCTATTAGATTTGTTGATTGTCCAGCCTGATGGAGCCTGTAGACATGAGGTTAGTAATAGTGTCGCACCAAATGACCAGTATGGCAGCACTTATGAAGCTATGGCTAATAG GAGATCTGTTGCAGTTCGAATGACACTGCTTGTTGTGCTAGCATGGTTGACTGTTGTGATATTCAACACTGTTGTGCTTATCTTTCCAATCTCAGTTGGGCGTGCATTATTGTTGGCCATCCCTCAGCTGCCAGTAGCAGGCGGATTTAAGTTCAATG